One Streptomyces lincolnensis genomic region harbors:
- a CDS encoding GTP-binding protein, producing MDFASSDGGRATTSAKIVVAGGFGVGKTTFVGAVSEINPLRTEAVMTSASAGIDDLTHTGDKTTTTVAMDFGRITLDQDLILYLFGTPGQDRFWFMWDDLVRGAIGAVVLVDTRRLADCFPAVDYFENSGLPFVVALNGFDGHQPYQPEEVREALQIGPDTPIITTDARHRSDAKGALITLVEHALMARLR from the coding sequence GTGGACTTCGCAAGCTCTGACGGAGGCCGGGCGACCACTTCCGCCAAGATCGTGGTCGCGGGCGGCTTCGGCGTGGGCAAGACCACGTTCGTGGGCGCCGTCTCCGAGATCAACCCGCTGCGCACCGAGGCCGTCATGACGTCCGCGAGCGCGGGCATCGACGACCTCACCCACACCGGGGACAAGACGACCACCACGGTCGCCATGGACTTCGGCCGTATCACCCTGGACCAGGACCTGATCCTGTACCTCTTCGGTACGCCGGGTCAGGACCGCTTCTGGTTCATGTGGGACGACCTGGTGCGCGGCGCGATCGGCGCGGTGGTCCTGGTCGACACCCGGCGTCTTGCCGACTGCTTCCCGGCGGTCGACTACTTCGAGAACTCCGGTCTGCCGTTCGTCGTCGCGCTCAACGGCTTCGACGGGCACCAGCCCTACCAGCCGGAGGAAGTGCGCGAGGCCCTTCAGATCGGCCCCGACACCCCGATCATCACCACCGACGCCCGGCATCGCTCCGATGCCAAGGGTGCGCTGATCACGCTGGTGGAGCACGCTTTGATGGCACGTCTGAGGTAA
- a CDS encoding DUF742 domain-containing protein, with the protein MTPPTASHDPYAEPYEDEGDQPLVRPYAMTGGRTRPRYQLAIEALISTTADPAALMGLLPEHQRICHLCREVKSVAEVSALLAMPLGVARILVADLAEAGLVAIHQPGGDESTGAPDVTLLERVLSGLRKL; encoded by the coding sequence ATGACCCCGCCCACCGCCTCTCATGATCCGTACGCGGAGCCGTACGAGGATGAGGGCGACCAGCCGCTGGTACGTCCATACGCGATGACCGGCGGCCGGACCCGGCCGCGCTACCAGCTCGCCATCGAAGCCCTGATCAGCACCACGGCCGACCCGGCGGCGCTGATGGGACTGCTCCCCGAGCACCAGCGCATCTGCCACCTCTGCCGGGAGGTGAAGTCCGTCGCCGAGGTCTCGGCGCTGCTGGCCATGCCGCTGGGTGTGGCCCGGATTCTTGTCGCGGACCTCGCGGAGGCCGGCCTCGTCGCCATTCACCAGCCCGGCGGCGACGAGTCCACTGGTGCTCCGGACGTGACACTGCTCGAAAGGGTGCTCAGTGGACTTCGCAAGCTCTGA
- a CDS encoding roadblock/LC7 domain-containing protein: protein MSQAAQNLNWLITNFVDNTPGVSHTVVVSADGLLLAMSEGFPRDRADQLAAVASGLTSLTAGASRIFEGGDVAQTVVEMERGFLFLMSVSDGSSLAVLAHPDCDIGLVGYEMALLVDRAGAVLTPDLRAELQGSLLH, encoded by the coding sequence ATGAGCCAGGCGGCACAGAACCTGAACTGGTTGATCACCAACTTCGTGGACAACACCCCCGGGGTGTCCCACACCGTCGTCGTGTCCGCCGACGGCCTCCTGCTGGCGATGTCCGAGGGTTTTCCCCGTGACCGTGCCGATCAGCTGGCGGCCGTCGCGTCGGGACTCACCTCACTGACGGCCGGCGCCTCCCGGATCTTCGAGGGCGGCGACGTGGCACAGACGGTCGTGGAGATGGAACGAGGATTTCTCTTCCTCATGTCCGTCTCGGACGGTTCGTCGCTGGCCGTTCTCGCCCACCCCGACTGCGACATCGGCCTCGTCGGCTACGAGATGGCGCTCCTGGTCGACCGGGCGGGCGCGGTGCTCACGCCCGACCTGCGCGCCGAACTCCAGGGAAGTCTGCTCCACTGA
- a CDS encoding nitrate- and nitrite sensing domain-containing protein, translating to MQGRFKRDGSASAEPEPRGGTGPMAGGSSPQHAQNPGTAPSGDGGERSGRPGVSSASSSPSTPTTPAVKPPKGPSGPGPRIALRNWRISTRLVALLTLPVVAATSLGALRINDSMDDIQQLDNMKLLTEMTKQATELAAALQEERDQSAGPLAHRTGTSTDYTVKGFRDKTDRAVDTFKAAAEDIDTPTEDSNLQGVRENLVGLVRDLAGLSKIRSSAYTTDGNTSQTVEGYHRLITNLLELSQDMAEATSNPEMIQRTRALAAFSSAKEYASVQRAILAAALPVSNNTAGDLAESDRLYAEGALQSEESDLASFRSIYGTDAAPELLKPVQEGNPTIQATDLYAARALGRTDGLAGLDKRSYKDWVDDSSIKIEQMGNIEHTLLEQMEQKARELRNESERDAIISGALILIVLGISLVGAFVVARSMIRSLRRLQESANKVAQDRLPELVKQLSESDPQDVDTSVESVGVHSRDEIGQVAAAFDDVHREAVRLAAEQALLRGNVNAMFTNLSRRSQGLIQRQLSLISELESREADPDQLSSLFKLDHLATRMRRNGENLLVLAGEEPGRRWTRPVPLVDVLRAAASEVEQYERIELSSVPTTEVAGRVVNDLVHLLAELLENATSFSSPQTKVKVTGHALPDGRVLIEIHDTGIGLSPEDLAAINERLASPPTVDVSVSRRMGLFVVGRLSQRHGIRIQLRPSDSGGTTALVMLPVDVAQGGKKPAPGKPGQGGPSGGGAAAAAAAGVAAARRGGQPGGGALGAGAPGAGALGGGAPTGGRLNAGQGPRAALPGRDNSGRPGGARGPQGPGAPQGRPAPSGAGAGFGGQAPGAPQGLQAAGTGGPQDPFGGGQDSFGSGRDAFGGGQDAFGGPRNPAPPAQPPSGNSGEQPQSRRRRPQLPGRGGPRAELPGGNPQQPRTPSWSDENAQPPVPRASLDTPRGHDEQDSAHTSRMPRIDDRQGPGATAEMPAIPRPDGRQGPGPADDFTRSDFDVPQNTGQNPDGGGYVRPDVFGAPGQNTPSTTGRFTSPQAYDNGSTGQFAAPGGDNGATGPFSRPGYDDGSTGQHALPGRDPGETSSVTGQFDRPQVNGNQGADFGAPRPPMPPRPQQRPARQEPEALPPAGPGDGRTPLYDTLETNWFHGGPQEQQQSGNDSAPAAAPRQQSQTPAAPQRPATGSWRSSPNDDLVRQAERVRQPAAGGVTTSGLPRRVPRANLVPGTAQQQQHQAGPQVSRAPDDVRGRLTNLRRGIAQGRQAGTGPGTGQTGSFPSPTHQQER from the coding sequence GTGCAGGGACGTTTCAAGAGGGATGGCAGTGCTTCGGCGGAGCCGGAGCCGCGCGGCGGGACCGGCCCCATGGCCGGCGGCTCCTCGCCCCAGCACGCCCAGAACCCGGGCACGGCCCCGTCCGGCGACGGCGGTGAGCGCTCCGGGCGCCCCGGTGTGTCGTCAGCGTCGTCGAGCCCGTCCACTCCGACCACGCCGGCGGTGAAGCCGCCGAAGGGCCCCTCCGGCCCCGGCCCCCGAATAGCGCTGCGCAACTGGCGCATCTCCACGCGTCTGGTCGCTCTGCTCACGCTCCCGGTGGTGGCGGCCACCTCCCTGGGCGCGCTGCGCATCAACGACTCGATGGACGACATCCAGCAGCTCGACAACATGAAGCTGCTGACGGAGATGACCAAGCAGGCCACCGAGCTGGCCGCCGCGCTCCAGGAGGAGCGCGACCAGTCGGCCGGTCCGCTGGCGCACAGGACGGGGACGTCGACCGACTACACGGTCAAGGGCTTCCGGGACAAGACGGACCGGGCGGTGGACACCTTCAAGGCCGCCGCCGAGGACATCGACACCCCGACCGAGGACAGCAACCTCCAGGGCGTCCGCGAGAACCTCGTCGGCCTCGTCCGCGACCTGGCCGGCCTGTCGAAGATCCGCTCCTCGGCCTACACGACCGACGGCAACACCTCCCAGACGGTCGAGGGCTACCACCGCCTCATCACCAACCTGCTGGAACTCTCGCAGGACATGGCGGAGGCCACCAGCAACCCCGAGATGATCCAGCGCACGCGCGCCCTGGCGGCCTTCTCGTCCGCCAAGGAGTACGCGTCCGTGCAGCGCGCGATCCTCGCGGCGGCGCTCCCCGTCAGCAACAACACCGCCGGTGACCTCGCCGAGAGCGACCGCCTCTACGCCGAGGGCGCGCTCCAGAGCGAGGAGTCCGACCTCGCGAGCTTCCGCAGCATCTACGGCACGGACGCCGCCCCCGAGCTCCTCAAGCCCGTCCAGGAGGGCAACCCGACCATCCAGGCCACCGACCTCTACGCGGCCCGTGCCCTGGGCCGTACGGACGGTCTGGCCGGTCTGGACAAGCGGTCGTACAAGGACTGGGTGGACGACAGCTCGATCAAGATCGAGCAGATGGGCAACATCGAGCACACACTGCTCGAACAGATGGAGCAGAAGGCCCGCGAGCTGCGCAACGAGTCGGAGCGCGACGCGATCATCTCCGGTGCGCTGATCCTGATCGTCCTCGGTATCTCGCTGGTCGGCGCGTTCGTCGTGGCCCGCTCCATGATCCGCTCGCTGCGCCGCCTCCAGGAGTCCGCCAACAAGGTCGCCCAGGACCGGCTGCCCGAGCTGGTCAAGCAGCTGTCCGAGTCCGACCCGCAGGACGTCGACACCTCCGTCGAGTCGGTCGGTGTGCACTCCCGGGACGAGATCGGCCAGGTGGCCGCGGCCTTCGACGACGTGCACCGCGAGGCGGTCCGCCTCGCCGCCGAGCAGGCCCTTCTCCGGGGCAACGTCAACGCGATGTTCACCAACCTCTCGCGCCGCTCCCAGGGCCTGATCCAGCGCCAGCTGTCGCTGATCTCCGAACTGGAGTCCCGCGAGGCCGACCCGGACCAGCTGTCCTCGCTGTTCAAGCTCGACCACCTCGCGACCCGCATGCGCCGTAACGGTGAGAACCTCCTCGTTCTCGCCGGTGAGGAGCCCGGCCGCCGCTGGACCCGTCCGGTCCCGCTGGTCGACGTGCTCCGCGCCGCGGCCTCCGAGGTGGAGCAGTACGAGCGCATCGAGCTGTCGTCCGTGCCGACCACCGAAGTGGCCGGCCGGGTCGTCAACGACCTCGTGCACCTGCTCGCCGAGCTGCTGGAGAACGCCACCTCGTTCTCCTCCCCGCAGACCAAGGTCAAGGTCACCGGTCACGCGCTGCCCGACGGCCGCGTACTGATCGAGATCCACGACACCGGCATCGGCCTCTCCCCCGAGGACCTCGCCGCGATCAACGAGCGGCTCGCCTCGCCGCCCACCGTGGACGTGTCGGTCTCCCGCCGCATGGGTCTGTTCGTGGTCGGCCGGCTGTCGCAGCGCCACGGCATCCGCATCCAGCTGCGCCCCTCCGACTCCGGCGGTACGACCGCGCTGGTCATGCTGCCCGTCGACGTCGCCCAGGGCGGCAAGAAGCCCGCTCCGGGCAAGCCCGGCCAGGGCGGTCCGTCCGGCGGCGGTGCCGCGGCGGCCGCCGCGGCCGGTGTCGCCGCCGCCCGTCGCGGCGGTCAGCCGGGTGGCGGTGCCCTCGGCGCCGGTGCCCCCGGTGCCGGCGCTCTCGGTGGCGGTGCGCCCACGGGTGGCCGGCTCAACGCCGGTCAGGGACCGCGGGCCGCGCTGCCGGGCCGGGACAACAGCGGTCGTCCGGGCGGGGCGCGCGGGCCGCAGGGCCCGGGTGCGCCGCAGGGCCGGCCGGCTCCGAGTGGTGCGGGCGCCGGTTTCGGCGGCCAGGCGCCGGGTGCCCCGCAGGGCCTCCAGGCCGCGGGCACGGGTGGCCCGCAGGACCCCTTCGGTGGCGGCCAGGACTCGTTCGGCAGCGGCCGTGACGCCTTCGGCGGCGGTCAGGACGCCTTCGGCGGCCCCCGGAACCCCGCACCCCCGGCGCAGCCGCCGTCCGGCAACAGCGGTGAGCAGCCGCAGTCCCGGCGTCGCCGGCCGCAGCTGCCGGGTCGCGGTGGTCCGCGGGCCGAGCTGCCCGGCGGCAACCCGCAGCAGCCCCGCACCCCCAGCTGGAGCGACGAGAACGCCCAGCCGCCGGTGCCGCGGGCCTCGCTGGACACCCCGCGCGGCCATGACGAGCAGGACTCGGCGCACACCTCCCGGATGCCGCGGATCGACGACCGGCAGGGCCCGGGCGCGACCGCGGAGATGCCCGCGATCCCGCGCCCCGACGGCCGTCAGGGTCCCGGTCCGGCCGACGACTTCACCCGCTCCGACTTCGACGTCCCGCAGAACACCGGTCAGAACCCGGACGGTGGCGGGTACGTCCGCCCGGACGTCTTCGGCGCCCCCGGTCAGAACACCCCCTCGACCACGGGCCGCTTCACCTCCCCGCAGGCGTACGACAACGGTTCCACCGGCCAGTTCGCGGCGCCGGGTGGCGACAACGGGGCTACCGGCCCGTTCAGTCGGCCCGGCTACGACGACGGCTCCACGGGGCAGCACGCCCTGCCGGGCCGGGACCCGGGTGAGACCTCCTCCGTCACGGGCCAGTTCGACCGCCCGCAGGTCAACGGCAACCAGGGCGCCGACTTCGGTGCCCCGCGCCCGCCGATGCCGCCGCGTCCGCAGCAGCGGCCCGCCCGTCAGGAGCCCGAGGCGTTGCCGCCGGCGGGCCCCGGCGACGGACGGACGCCGCTGTACGACACGCTGGAGACCAACTGGTTCCACGGCGGTCCGCAGGAGCAGCAGCAGAGCGGCAACGACTCGGCTCCGGCGGCGGCCCCGCGGCAGCAGTCCCAGACTCCGGCCGCCCCTCAACGTCCCGCAACCGGCTCCTGGCGCAGCTCGCCGAACGACGATCTCGTTCGGCAGGCGGAGCGCGTACGGCAGCCGGCCGCGGGCGGTGTCACCACCTCCGGTCTGCCGCGCCGGGTTCCCAGGGCGAACCTCGTCCCGGGCACGGCTCAGCAGCAACAGCACCAAGCCGGTCCGCAGGTCTCGCGTGCGCCTGATGACGTACGCGGCCGGCTGACCAATCTCCGTCGGGGCATCGCGCAGGGTCGACAGGCGGGTACCGGTCCCGGTACCGGCCAGACCGGTAGCTTCCCGAGCCCCACTCACCAGCAGGAGCGTTAG
- a CDS encoding fumarylacetoacetate hydrolase family protein has translation MRIARFSIDGNVAFGAVEGDRPDELVLDIIKGIPFADFELSGTKVPVNKVRLLPPVLPNKVVAFGRNYADHAKELGNEVPDAPFAFFKPSTSVIGPGDEIQYPSFSEELHHEAELAVVIGRMCREVPRERVKDVIFGYTCANDVTARDVQKREKQWARAKGFDTSCPLGPWVETDLDLRTASDLTVQLTVNGEQRQLGRTSEMIHSIEDLIVNISEAMTLLPGDVILTGTPAGVGPLTVGDEVAVTIEGIGTLTNKVVKRG, from the coding sequence GTGCGCATCGCCAGATTCTCCATCGACGGGAACGTCGCCTTCGGCGCGGTCGAGGGCGACAGGCCGGACGAGCTCGTCCTCGACATCATCAAGGGCATCCCGTTCGCGGACTTCGAGCTCTCCGGTACGAAGGTCCCGGTCAACAAGGTGCGTCTGCTGCCGCCGGTGCTCCCCAACAAGGTCGTGGCCTTCGGCCGCAACTACGCCGACCACGCGAAGGAACTGGGCAACGAGGTCCCCGACGCCCCGTTCGCCTTCTTCAAGCCCTCCACCTCGGTGATCGGCCCCGGCGACGAGATCCAGTACCCCTCCTTCTCCGAGGAACTGCACCACGAGGCCGAACTGGCCGTCGTCATCGGCCGCATGTGCCGCGAGGTCCCGCGCGAGCGCGTCAAGGACGTGATCTTCGGCTACACCTGCGCGAACGACGTCACCGCCCGTGACGTGCAGAAGCGCGAGAAGCAGTGGGCCCGGGCCAAGGGCTTCGACACCTCCTGCCCACTGGGCCCCTGGGTGGAGACGGACCTCGACCTGCGGACGGCGTCCGACCTGACCGTCCAGCTCACGGTCAACGGCGAACAGCGCCAGCTCGGCCGCACCAGCGAGATGATCCACTCGATCGAGGATCTGATCGTCAACATCTCCGAGGCCATGACGCTGCTCCCCGGCGACGTGATCCTCACGGGCACCCCGGCAGGCGTCGGGCCCCTCACCGTCGGCGACGAGGTCGCCGTCACCATCGAAGGCATCGGCACTCTCACCAACAAGGTTGTCAAGCGTGGCTAG
- the gltX gene encoding glutamate--tRNA ligase: MASAPGSPVRVRFCPSPTGNPHVGLVRTALFNWAFARHHQGTLVFRIEDTDAARDSEESYEQLLDSLRWLGFDWDEGPEVGGPHAPYRQSQRMDLYKDIAGKLLDAGHAYHCYCSQEELDTRREAARAAGKPSGYDGHCRELSAEQVEEYRAQGRTPIVRFRMPDETITFTDLVRGELTFTPENVPDYGIVRANGAPLYTLVNPVDDALMEITHVLRGEDLLSSTPRQIALYKALIELGVAKEIPAFGHLPYVMGEGNKKLSKRDPESSLNLYRERGFLPEGLLNYLSLLGWSLSADQDIFTMDEMTAAFDIADVNPNPARFDLKKCEAINGDHIRLLDVKDFTERCAPWLKAPFAPWAPEDFDDAKWQAIAPHAQTRLKVLSEITANVDFLFLPEPVFDEPSWTKAMKEGSDALLRTAREKLESADWTSPESLKEAVLAAGEAHGLKLGKAQAPVRVAVTGRTVGLPLFESLEILGKDTTLTRIDAALAKPTA; encoded by the coding sequence GTGGCTAGCGCACCCGGCTCCCCCGTTCGCGTACGTTTCTGCCCCTCGCCCACCGGTAACCCCCATGTGGGCCTGGTCCGCACCGCCCTGTTCAACTGGGCGTTCGCGCGGCACCACCAGGGCACTCTGGTCTTCCGCATCGAGGACACCGACGCGGCCCGCGACTCCGAGGAGTCCTACGAGCAGCTGCTGGACTCGCTGCGCTGGCTGGGCTTCGACTGGGACGAGGGCCCCGAGGTCGGCGGCCCGCACGCGCCCTACCGCCAGTCGCAGCGGATGGACCTCTACAAGGACATCGCGGGCAAGCTCCTGGACGCCGGTCACGCCTACCACTGCTACTGCTCCCAGGAGGAGCTGGACACCCGCCGCGAGGCCGCCCGCGCCGCCGGCAAGCCGTCCGGCTACGACGGTCACTGCCGCGAGCTGAGCGCCGAGCAGGTCGAGGAGTACCGGGCCCAGGGCCGCACCCCGATCGTCCGCTTCCGCATGCCCGACGAGACGATCACCTTCACGGACCTGGTCCGCGGCGAGCTGACCTTCACCCCGGAGAACGTCCCGGACTACGGGATCGTCCGGGCGAACGGTGCGCCCCTCTACACGCTGGTGAACCCCGTCGACGACGCGCTGATGGAGATCACCCACGTCCTGCGCGGCGAGGACCTGCTCTCCTCCACCCCCCGCCAGATCGCCCTGTACAAGGCGCTGATCGAGCTGGGCGTCGCGAAGGAGATCCCGGCCTTCGGCCATCTGCCCTACGTCATGGGCGAGGGCAACAAGAAGCTGTCCAAGCGCGACCCGGAGTCCTCGCTCAACCTCTACCGCGAGCGCGGCTTCCTGCCCGAGGGCCTGCTCAACTACCTCTCGCTGCTGGGCTGGTCGCTCTCGGCCGACCAGGACATCTTCACGATGGACGAGATGACCGCGGCCTTCGACATCGCGGACGTCAACCCCAACCCGGCCCGCTTCGACCTCAAGAAGTGCGAGGCGATCAACGGCGACCACATCCGCCTGCTGGACGTGAAGGACTTCACGGAGCGCTGCGCCCCCTGGCTGAAGGCACCGTTCGCCCCCTGGGCGCCGGAGGACTTCGACGACGCCAAGTGGCAGGCGATCGCCCCGCACGCCCAGACCCGCCTGAAGGTCCTGTCGGAGATCACGGCCAACGTCGACTTCCTGTTCCTGCCGGAGCCGGTCTTCGACGAGCCCAGCTGGACGAAGGCGATGAAGGAGGGCTCGGACGCCCTGCTCCGCACGGCCCGCGAGAAGCTGGAGTCGGCCGACTGGACCTCGCCGGAGTCGTTGAAGGAGGCCGTCCTGGCCGCCGGCGAGGCCCACGGCCTCAAGCTCGGCAAGGCCCAGGCCCCGGTCCGCGTCGCCGTCACCGGCCGCACGGTCGGCCTGCCCCTCTTCGAGTCCCTGGAGATCCTGGGCAAGGACACGACGCTGACCCGCATCGACGCGGCCCTGGCGAAGCCCACGGCGTAG
- a CDS encoding DUF4241 domain-containing protein, which produces MPMPARDHTWLFTPGSTFTDDTGTTGRIHLASGGELSLPTGRIVACDPFVCLGEGDAEPFTVTVEPGRYRVDAAVATLTRPDRPAPDSPHHRVAAARLVIRDEPTATWEIALLPDQDPADLGPDEFYGYGVDAGTGCFYDASVDGAFPECVEDEGPLWDAFDHTTWAPGPHLVTSPSSGATLAAFTSGWGDGCYPTWIGRTATGEVTCFVTDFFVAPDPARTPE; this is translated from the coding sequence ATGCCGATGCCCGCTCGCGACCACACCTGGCTCTTCACACCGGGCAGCACCTTCACGGACGACACCGGGACCACCGGCCGGATCCACCTGGCCTCCGGAGGCGAACTCTCCCTGCCCACGGGCCGGATCGTCGCCTGTGATCCGTTCGTCTGCCTCGGCGAGGGCGACGCCGAGCCCTTCACGGTCACCGTCGAGCCCGGCCGCTACCGCGTCGACGCGGCCGTCGCGACCCTCACCCGGCCGGACCGTCCCGCGCCCGACAGCCCCCACCACCGCGTGGCCGCCGCCCGCCTCGTCATCCGCGACGAACCCACCGCCACCTGGGAAATCGCCCTCCTGCCCGACCAGGACCCGGCCGACCTCGGCCCGGACGAGTTCTACGGCTACGGAGTGGACGCCGGCACCGGCTGCTTCTACGACGCCTCCGTGGACGGCGCCTTCCCCGAGTGCGTGGAGGACGAGGGCCCGCTCTGGGACGCCTTCGACCACACCACCTGGGCCCCCGGACCCCACCTGGTCACCTCCCCGAGCAGCGGCGCCACCCTGGCCGCCTTCACCTCCGGCTGGGGCGACGGCTGCTACCCCACCTGGATCGGCCGCACCGCGACCGGCGAGGTCACCTGTTTCGTCACCGACTTCTTCGTCGCCCCGGATCCCGCGCGCACCCCCGAGTGA
- a CDS encoding HAD family hydrolase — protein sequence MGIRAVVWDVDDTLFDYTAADRAGMRGHLTAEGLIGAYESVERAIARWREVTDAQWARFSAGEVSFQGQRRDRVRVFLGEELSDAEADAWFERYIGHYELAWALFPDVLPVLDALAASHRHAVLSNSSIHVQDRKLRVLGVHDRFEAILCAAELGVSKPEARAFLAACDALELDPHQVAYVGDHPEIDGRGAADAGLLSVWIDRDGVYTGTDASGGPHRIASLAELPALLGADTRFGAPSTFG from the coding sequence ATGGGTATCAGGGCTGTGGTGTGGGACGTTGACGACACTCTCTTCGACTACACCGCGGCGGACCGCGCGGGCATGCGCGGCCATCTGACGGCCGAGGGACTGATCGGCGCGTACGAGAGTGTGGAGCGGGCCATCGCGCGCTGGCGGGAGGTCACCGACGCCCAGTGGGCCCGGTTCTCGGCGGGGGAGGTGTCCTTCCAGGGCCAGCGCCGGGACCGCGTCAGGGTGTTCCTGGGCGAGGAGCTGAGCGACGCCGAGGCCGACGCCTGGTTCGAGCGGTACATCGGGCACTACGAGCTGGCCTGGGCCCTCTTCCCGGACGTGCTGCCGGTCCTGGACGCCCTCGCCGCCAGCCACCGGCATGCCGTGCTGTCCAACTCCAGCATCCACGTCCAGGACCGCAAGCTGCGTGTCCTCGGCGTCCACGACCGCTTCGAGGCCATCCTGTGCGCCGCGGAGCTCGGCGTCTCCAAGCCCGAGGCCCGCGCCTTCCTGGCGGCCTGCGACGCCCTGGAGCTCGACCCGCACCAGGTGGCGTACGTCGGCGACCACCCGGAGATCGACGGGCGGGGCGCCGCCGACGCCGGACTGCTCTCGGTGTGGATCGACCGCGACGGCGTGTACACCGGCACGGACGCGTCCGGGGGTCCGCACCGCATCGCCTCACTCGCCGAACTCCCCGCGCTGCTCGGCGCCGATACCCGTTTTGGAGCCCCGTCCACCTTCGGGTAA
- the ndgR gene encoding IclR family transcriptional regulator NdgR, with protein MDNSSGVGVLDKAALVLSALESGPATLAGLVAATGLARPTAHRLAVALEHHRMVARDMQGRFILGPRLAELAAAAGEDRLLATAGPVLTHLRDITGESAQLYRRQGDMRICVAAAERLSGLRDTVPVGSTLTMKAGSSAQILMAWEEPERLHRGLQGARFTATALSGVRRRGWAQSIGEREPGVASVSAPVRGPSNRVVAAVSVSGPIERLTRHPGRMHAQAVIDAAARLSEALRRTG; from the coding sequence ATGGACAACAGTAGCGGCGTCGGCGTCCTGGACAAGGCAGCCCTTGTCCTGAGCGCCCTGGAGTCCGGTCCGGCCACCCTCGCGGGTCTGGTCGCGGCGACCGGGCTGGCACGACCCACGGCCCACCGGCTGGCCGTGGCTCTGGAACACCACCGGATGGTGGCGCGTGACATGCAGGGCCGTTTCATTCTCGGCCCCCGTCTGGCAGAACTGGCCGCGGCCGCCGGCGAGGACCGTCTCCTCGCCACCGCGGGGCCGGTGCTCACCCACCTCCGTGACATCACGGGCGAGAGCGCCCAGCTCTACCGCCGCCAGGGCGACATGCGCATCTGCGTCGCCGCGGCGGAGCGCCTGTCCGGCCTGCGGGACACGGTCCCGGTCGGCTCGACGCTCACGATGAAGGCGGGCTCCTCGGCCCAGATCCTCATGGCCTGGGAGGAGCCGGAGCGCCTGCACCGGGGCTTGCAGGGCGCCCGCTTCACGGCGACCGCCCTGTCGGGTGTACGACGCCGTGGCTGGGCCCAGTCCATCGGCGAGCGCGAGCCGGGTGTCGCGTCCGTCTCGGCGCCCGTGCGCGGGCCCTCCAACCGCGTGGTGGCGGCCGTGTCGGTCTCCGGTCCCATCGAGCGCCTGACCCGCCACCCGGGCCGCATGCACGCCCAGGCGGTCATCGACGCCGCCGCCCGCCTCTCCGAGGCTCTGCGCCGTACGGGCTGA